Proteins encoded by one window of Deltaproteobacteria bacterium HGW-Deltaproteobacteria-4:
- a CDS encoding radical SAM protein, with translation MKKTDQLVLNWHLTETCNYACRYCYSSWNRRQAGEIFRSPEVSSALLKELYRYFRANNSFNPLQQSLCWNNVRLSLAGGETLLFPEHTLRIAREAKAIGFSLSLITNGSLLTCENVPKLVGNLSMLGISLDSVDRDTNRRIGRIDRSGRVVCLDEMHDLIALARACNPELFIKINTVVNSLNIDEDLRGMVERLRPNKWKLLRVLPAVTDALSITDQQFASFVARHRPLGNILSVEDNQDMTESYIMVDPCGRFFQNQNNSSNNNPYIYSDPILDVGADAAFAQIKFDIEKFAGRYFQHEVGDAA, from the coding sequence ATGAAAAAAACCGATCAGCTTGTTCTCAATTGGCATCTCACCGAAACATGCAACTATGCCTGCCGATATTGCTATTCTAGTTGGAACCGAAGGCAGGCTGGCGAGATATTTCGAAGTCCCGAGGTCTCATCGGCCCTTCTGAAGGAGTTATATCGCTATTTCAGGGCAAACAATTCCTTCAACCCGCTTCAACAATCGTTGTGCTGGAATAATGTCCGCCTCAGCCTGGCCGGTGGGGAAACCCTTCTCTTTCCTGAACACACCCTCCGCATTGCCCGGGAAGCGAAAGCAATAGGATTCAGTCTCTCCTTGATCACTAACGGCAGTCTTCTTACCTGTGAAAATGTTCCAAAGCTGGTGGGTAACCTGTCGATGTTGGGGATCAGCTTAGACTCTGTGGATCGGGACACAAATCGTCGGATCGGCAGGATTGATCGGTCGGGTCGAGTCGTCTGTTTAGACGAGATGCATGATCTGATCGCCTTGGCTCGTGCCTGTAATCCCGAATTATTTATCAAGATCAACACAGTGGTTAACTCATTAAACATTGATGAAGACTTGCGCGGGATGGTTGAGCGTCTTCGTCCGAATAAATGGAAATTACTCCGTGTTCTCCCGGCTGTTACAGACGCATTATCAATCACGGATCAGCAATTCGCTTCCTTCGTTGCTCGCCATCGCCCCCTTGGCAATATCCTTTCTGTTGAGGACAACCAGGATATGACTGAGTCATACATCATGGTTGATCCCTGCGGCCGCTTCTTTCAAAACCAAAACAACTCTTCGAACAACAATCCTTATATCTACAGTGATCCGATTCTTGATGTCGGCGCCGATGCAGCCTTTGCCCAGATCAAGTTTGACATCGAGAAATTTGCCGGCCGGTATTTCCAGCACGAAGTTGGAGATGCAGCATGA